From Aquificota bacterium, one genomic window encodes:
- the obgE gene encoding GTPase ObgE, translating to MFVDRVKIHVKAGDGGNGAVAFLREKYRPFGGPAGGDGGKGGDVILVATTRKHTLYDFKFQAHFKAQRGEHGKGKNQHGKDGEDLIIYVPVGTVVIDAESGKVLCDLVEDGQRCVVARGGRGGRGNARFATPTNQSPRYAEKGEKGEERWLILELKLIADVGLIGLPNAGKSTLISKLTKARPKIADYPFTTLSPVLGVMEVDEETQIVLADIPGLIEGASQGKGLGHEFLRHIERTKLLLHLIDISDTRDQDPIKAFEIVNKEMESYSQDLMKKPQIVVGTKLDALSDRSYIEVLEKEFGKRGYTFIAISAITGENLDRLKYLIVEKVKEIKDEAFGKVQHIPKPPTASGDRAG from the coding sequence ATGTTTGTTGATAGGGTAAAGATACATGTTAAAGCGGGAGATGGCGGAAATGGTGCCGTGGCCTTTTTAAGGGAAAAGTATAGGCCCTTTGGTGGTCCTGCTGGTGGAGATGGTGGAAAGGGTGGAGATGTTATTTTGGTGGCAACTACTCGTAAGCATACTCTTTACGATTTTAAATTTCAAGCCCACTTCAAGGCCCAAAGGGGGGAGCATGGAAAGGGAAAAAACCAGCATGGAAAGGATGGAGAGGACCTAATAATATACGTGCCGGTTGGCACTGTGGTTATAGATGCAGAAAGTGGAAAAGTGTTGTGCGACCTTGTGGAAGATGGTCAAAGGTGTGTGGTGGCAAGGGGTGGAAGAGGTGGAAGAGGCAATGCCCGTTTTGCCACGCCTACAAACCAAAGCCCAAGGTATGCGGAGAAGGGAGAAAAGGGAGAGGAAAGATGGCTTATCCTTGAGCTAAAGCTTATAGCGGATGTGGGCCTGATAGGCCTTCCTAATGCGGGCAAATCCACCCTTATATCCAAGCTAACCAAAGCAAGGCCAAAGATCGCAGACTATCCCTTTACCACCCTTTCTCCAGTGCTGGGTGTGATGGAAGTGGATGAAGAGACTCAAATTGTCCTCGCAGACATACCGGGACTTATAGAGGGTGCCAGTCAAGGCAAGGGCCTTGGCCATGAATTTTTAAGACACATAGAAAGGACAAAGCTCCTTTTACATCTTATAGATATATCCGATACAAGAGACCAAGACCCCATAAAGGCCTTTGAAATAGTAAACAAAGAGATGGAAAGCTACAGTCAAGACCTTATGAAAAAGCCACAGATAGTTGTTGGCACCAAGCTTGACGCCCTTTCTGACAGGTCCTATATTGAGGTTTTGGAAAAGGAGTTTGGTAAAAGAGGGTATACCTTTATAGCCATATCTGCCATTACTGGTGAAAACCTTGATAGGCTAAAATACCTTATAGTGGAAAAAGTAAAGGAGATAAAGGATGAAGCTTTTGGGAAGGTACAGCATATCCCTAAGCCCCCAACAGCCAGTGGAGATAGAGCCGGCTGA